From one Paenibacillus sp. FSL K6-1330 genomic stretch:
- a CDS encoding CoA-disulfide reductase, whose translation MSKKIVIVGGVAGGASAAARLRRLDESSTIILVERGEYISFANCGLPYYIGETIQDRNKLMVQTVPGLSSRYQLDIRNLSEVTSIQRDEKMVTIKNLKTGETYTESYDYLILSPGAKPIVPDIPGLSESRNVFTLRNIPDTDRIKQFVDNDNPKEAVVVGGGFIGLEMAENLADRGIQVTVIEMANQVMAPLDYEMAAIVHSHLKEKGVRLILEDGVRAFHDGGQRIELSSGKQITTDMILLSIGVRPENVLAVDAALPVNDRGGIRVNEYLQTADPNIYAIGDAIEVKDFVLQSQAFIPLAGPANRQGRLVADHIYGKNNSYKGTLGSSIAKVFELTVATTGINEKRLKQMNAPYQAIHIHPSSHAGYYPGAYPISLKLLFHPETGQIYGAQAIGADGVDKRIDVIATAIKGNLSVWDLTELELSYAPPYSSAKDPVNYAGYVAANIMDGLVETVQWHEIDDLVENGAILIDVREPKERDAGYIHGSINIPLNDLRSRLKELPENETLYVTCQVGLRGYLAARILAEHGFSVKNLDGGWKTYASVYKPS comes from the coding sequence ATGAGCAAAAAAATCGTCATTGTCGGCGGCGTAGCTGGAGGGGCCTCGGCAGCAGCCAGACTACGGAGATTGGATGAGAGCTCTACCATTATTTTAGTAGAACGCGGTGAATATATTTCGTTTGCCAACTGCGGCCTGCCCTATTATATAGGAGAAACTATACAGGATCGCAATAAACTAATGGTTCAAACCGTACCCGGCCTCAGCAGCCGATATCAGCTGGATATACGGAATCTAAGTGAAGTTACGTCCATTCAGCGTGATGAGAAGATGGTTACGATTAAAAACCTTAAAACCGGAGAAACCTACACGGAGAGTTATGATTACCTGATCCTGTCGCCCGGAGCGAAGCCGATTGTGCCGGATATTCCCGGCCTGTCGGAATCTCGCAACGTATTCACATTGCGCAATATCCCGGACACGGACCGAATCAAACAATTTGTAGATAATGACAACCCCAAGGAAGCCGTTGTTGTTGGCGGCGGGTTTATCGGACTTGAGATGGCGGAGAATCTGGCCGATCGCGGCATTCAGGTGACTGTCATTGAAATGGCTAATCAGGTTATGGCTCCTCTCGACTACGAGATGGCTGCTATCGTCCATTCGCATCTTAAGGAAAAAGGAGTCCGTTTAATACTTGAGGATGGTGTTCGGGCATTCCATGACGGCGGACAACGAATTGAACTTTCCAGCGGGAAACAAATAACAACCGATATGATTTTGCTTTCTATTGGTGTTCGTCCCGAGAATGTACTGGCGGTAGATGCAGCTCTTCCTGTCAATGATCGCGGGGGGATTCGAGTGAACGAGTATTTGCAGACGGCTGATCCGAACATCTATGCGATCGGCGATGCCATCGAAGTGAAGGATTTCGTTTTGCAGAGCCAGGCCTTTATTCCGCTCGCAGGTCCTGCCAACCGGCAAGGACGCCTTGTTGCAGATCATATCTATGGTAAAAACAATAGCTACAAGGGTACGCTCGGTTCGTCGATTGCCAAGGTCTTTGAGCTGACGGTCGCGACTACGGGTATCAATGAAAAACGTCTCAAGCAGATGAATGCACCTTATCAAGCTATCCATATTCACCCCTCGTCGCATGCCGGGTACTACCCCGGGGCGTATCCCATCTCCTTGAAGCTGTTATTCCATCCGGAAACAGGTCAAATCTATGGGGCGCAAGCGATTGGAGCAGATGGCGTGGATAAGCGAATCGATGTCATTGCTACAGCGATCAAGGGGAATCTGAGCGTTTGGGACTTGACGGAACTGGAGCTATCTTACGCGCCCCCTTATTCCTCCGCCAAAGACCCGGTAAACTATGCCGGATATGTTGCCGCCAACATCATGGATGGCTTGGTTGAAACGGTACAATGGCATGAAATCGACGACCTGGTTGAAAACGGCGCCATCTTGATCGACGTCCGTGAACCTAAAGAGAGGGACGCAGGTTATATCCACGGTTCCATTAACATTCCGCTTAACGATCTGCGCAGCCGGCTGAAGGAATTGCCGGAGAATGAAACCCTGTACGTTACCTGCCAGGTTGGGCTGCGTGGATATTTGGCCGCACGTATTTTGGCAGAGCATGGATTCAGCGTTAAGAACCTGGACGGCGGCTGGAAAACGTACGCATCGGTTTATAAGCCGTCATAA
- a CDS encoding metal-sensitive transcriptional regulator has product MDYNDQMKNRVKRIEGQLRGILKMMEENKDCKDVITQLSATRTAIDRTIGVVVSSNLVECVQKAEESGQDTEKLVVEAVNLLVRSR; this is encoded by the coding sequence ATGGATTACAATGATCAGATGAAGAATCGGGTGAAACGCATCGAAGGTCAACTGCGCGGCATCCTGAAGATGATGGAGGAGAACAAGGATTGCAAGGACGTGATCACCCAGCTTTCGGCAACACGGACGGCAATAGATCGCACGATAGGCGTCGTAGTCAGCTCAAACCTTGTCGAGTGCGTACAGAAAGCCGAAGAGAGCGGGCAGGACACAGAGAAGCTTGTGGTAGAAGCGGTAAATCTGCTCGTAAGAAGCAGATAA
- a CDS encoding sulfurtransferase TusA family protein — protein MNADKVLDATGLACPMPIVKTKKEMKDMEPGQVLEIHTTDQGAKSDLAAWAKSTGNELLDHQEDDGVLKFWVKKG, from the coding sequence GTGAACGCGGATAAAGTATTGGATGCAACAGGCTTGGCATGTCCTATGCCAATCGTGAAAACGAAGAAAGAGATGAAGGATATGGAACCAGGTCAAGTGCTTGAGATTCATACGACCGATCAAGGCGCGAAGAGCGATCTGGCCGCATGGGCCAAGTCGACAGGCAATGAATTGCTGGATCATCAAGAGGACGACGGTGTGTTAAAATTTTGGGTTAAAAAGGGCTAA
- a CDS encoding DsrE/DsrF/DrsH-like family protein: MTEPKKTTIVLFSGDYDKAMAAYIIANGAAAYDHEVTIFHTFWGLNALRKEEDVLLPKKKSFMEKMFGKMMPRGSDKMGLSKMNFAGMGPKMIKGVIKKHNAVPLPQLIEMAQEQDVKLVACTMTMDLLGLQKEELLDGIEYAGVAAYLGDAQDGNVNLFI, encoded by the coding sequence GTGACAGAACCAAAAAAGACAACGATCGTATTATTTAGCGGCGATTATGATAAAGCCATGGCTGCCTATATCATCGCAAACGGCGCTGCCGCGTATGACCATGAGGTAACGATATTCCACACCTTCTGGGGGTTGAACGCACTGCGTAAGGAAGAGGATGTGCTGCTGCCTAAGAAAAAGAGTTTTATGGAGAAAATGTTCGGGAAAATGATGCCGCGCGGGTCCGATAAAATGGGACTCTCCAAAATGAATTTTGCCGGAATGGGTCCCAAAATGATTAAGGGTGTGATTAAGAAGCACAATGCCGTTCCGCTGCCGCAATTAATTGAGATGGCACAGGAGCAAGACGTGAAGTTGGTCGCATGCACCATGACGATGGATCTGTTAGGTTTGCAAAAGGAAGAATTGCTTGACGGCATTGAGTACGCGGGTGTTGCGGCGTATTTGGGTGATGCCCAGGATGGGAATGTGAACTTGTTTATCTAA
- a CDS encoding rhodanese-like domain-containing protein, producing the protein MNILNIMFIALIVLFFVWRTLPAKGVRQITASQLKHELKDTNKQFIDVRTPGEFKGNHIRGFRNIPLDQLLQCSDSFSKDQEVVLICQSGMRSNKASKSLRKSGFKKVTNVKGGMSAWS; encoded by the coding sequence ATGAATATACTCAATATCATGTTCATTGCACTAATTGTCCTGTTTTTCGTATGGAGAACTCTCCCGGCCAAGGGAGTCAGACAAATTACCGCGTCACAGCTGAAGCATGAGCTGAAGGACACAAACAAACAGTTCATTGATGTCCGTACACCGGGTGAATTCAAGGGAAATCACATTCGGGGTTTTCGAAATATTCCGCTGGATCAGCTTCTGCAGTGCAGCGATTCGTTTTCCAAGGATCAGGAAGTCGTATTGATCTGCCAGAGTGGTATGCGAAGCAATAAAGCCAGCAAATCTTTGAGGAAGTCAGGTTTTAAGAAGGTGACCAATGTCAAAGGCGGCATGAGTGCCTGGTCCTAA